In the Acetobacterium sp. KB-1 genome, TTTATAAACTTATTTGTTAATGGTTGTTTCGATTATTCTACCTAAGAGCATTGACTTCTGCACATTTAGTTGATATTTTTGTGCAGAAAGAGACTCTTTTATGCAGAAAGGAATCGAAAATGCGTGAGTTTGATTATGCAAAAATACCTGATGAATTATGAGTTAATACATTGATTGATGCCTGACACTACATCTTCAATTGGGACTGAAAAACGCCGATTTAATCGTGATCGTTTTGGCGTCATAATCTAGCAAACCCGCTTTTTTCATTTTGGTCAGTTCCCGGCTCAGGGAAGTTCGCTGCACTCCCAGCCGTTCCGCCAATTCTTTTTTTGAGCAGCCTAAGGTGATCATCAGTGTTTTCTGCAACTGGTATTGATGACTGAGATAATCGTTAATCCGCTGGCGAACGGTTTTTAAGGAAATCACCGTCAACTTGTCCGTCAGAATCATTGTCTTTTCAGAAATGGACTGCATCAGTCCCTTCAAAAAATCAGCATTTTTTTGGCAGAGGGCCACCACCAGCTCGCGCTCCAGCTGTAGCAGCGTCACCTCGGTGACTGCTATCACCGTCATCGGATAGCCGTTGTTGACAGCAAAGAGCAAATTTTCGCCGATACTTTCCCCGGCCCGAAAGACGTTGACAGTGAGCATATTGCCGTTTTCATCGAGATTCAAAACCGCCACCCGTCCCGAAAGAATCACGTCCATCCGATGACAGGGTTCATTTTTTAAATGGGTTACCTGATCCTTGTGGAACTGATTGACCGTCGTTTCGGGCGAGCGGATTATTTCTAATAGTTCGACTTCACAAAAGCCATTAAAAAAATTAGCGCTGATCAATAAGCGCAAAAGATCATCATTTTTCATTTTTCATCTCCTTGTGTTACCATGGTAACACCTTTTCTTTTATTTATCGATTATACTAGATTATATCCATGACGAAAAGGAGATTACGATGTTAGAAAAAATTTATGCATTTGCCAATGGCAATGAAAAACGGATTGAAAAATTGATTGATGACCAACCAGTGATGATCAACCATATGATTTTTCCCGAAGGAGAAGGCTTGAAGGAGCATTATTCCAATTCCAACGTTTATATGATCGTCATTAAAGGGGCGGTTACCCTGCAGCTGGATGATCAGGAACCGCACCGCTATGAAGCGGGACAGATCATCAATATTCCCTACCACGTCAAAATGAATGTTAATAACCGTGATCCCGAAATTTTGGAAATTTTTGTGATCAAAGCCCCCGGACCGGCTTTTTATCATCCGGACAAGCAATGACAACAGCACGACGCCGGGTCATCCAGCTGGCTTTTCTGGGTTTGTTCATCGTCCTGCTGGTGACCGGTAAGATTCAGCTGTGGATGGGCGTTTTTGTGCTGGGTGTGCTGGCTTCTTTGTTCTGGAGCCGTCTTTATTGTGGCTGGATCTGTCCGATCAATACAGCGATGGAAGGACTCACCTTTGTGAAAAAGAAAAGCCAGCTGAAAAGTTTTAAGATTCCTCGCTGGTTGTCAAAACCCTGGCTCCGCCTTGTGATCCTGTTGCTGTTTTTCCTAGTCTTTGTTTTTGTGATGCTGACTGGTAAAAAGCTGCCGATTCTGCCCCTGCTCTTTGCCGGCGGCGTCATCCTGACCCTTTTCTTTCCGGCCGAGTTGTGGCACCGGTTTTTATGTCCCTACGGGGCGATCTTAAGTCTCTCCAGCATGAAAGCTCGCCACGCCCGATACAAAAATCAGCCAATCCCGGCGTTCCCGCTGGTATTGGCTGATCTTTTTTTGTGCGAAGCTGCTTTACCCTTAACTGTCCCCATCATGACTCTTGCAACTCATGATCAAATGACGTTTCAGGTAAAAGTTTGATTGTTAACTACATCTGCTCGTCGCCGACAAGTTCCGGCAGCTTCGCGGTTTTATATTCCCCCAGGAAGGTGGCCCCCAGTAGCAGTACGGCTCCCAGCATCTGGACCCCGTTCATGGCTTCGCCAAAAATCAAAAATGACGCCAGTAGCGCAGTGATCGGGTCGATATAACTGAGGGTGGCGATGCTCTGACCATTAAGCCCTTTCATGCCGGTAAAGAAGAGAAAAAAGCCCAGTCCGGTATGCACCAGGCCCAACGCCAGCACCGCCATTACCGCCACCGGGGTGAGGCCGGAAAAAGCGATGCCGCCGCTGAGACTCACATAGCAAAATAACACCACCGTAGCGATACTAAGCTGCAGCAGCGTGGTGGCCATGCCGTTCATGCTTTTAATGAACTTATTGGTCAGCATCAGGCTGGCATAACAGGCTGCCGCGGCAATCCCCCAGGCAATGCCCAACAGATCATTGCCCGCTGCGCCGCTCTGGCTGCAGCCTTTGAGGATCAGCAACATCCCGATCAGGGCTGCCGCCATGCAAATAACCTTGCGGGGGATGATCTTTTCCTTCAGCACCAATGGTGACAGGCCGATGACAAAGACTGGTGCCATGTAATA is a window encoding:
- a CDS encoding cupin domain-containing protein; this translates as MLEKIYAFANGNEKRIEKLIDDQPVMINHMIFPEGEGLKEHYSNSNVYMIVIKGAVTLQLDDQEPHRYEAGQIINIPYHVKMNVNNRDPEILEIFVIKAPGPAFYHPDKQ
- a CDS encoding 4Fe-4S binding protein, translated to MTTARRRVIQLAFLGLFIVLLVTGKIQLWMGVFVLGVLASLFWSRLYCGWICPINTAMEGLTFVKKKSQLKSFKIPRWLSKPWLRLVILLLFFLVFVFVMLTGKKLPILPLLFAGGVILTLFFPAELWHRFLCPYGAILSLSSMKARHARYKNQPIPAFPLVLADLFLCEAALPLTVPIMTLATHDQMTFQVKV
- a CDS encoding DMT family transporter, whose protein sequence is MIGSLFLLLISFIRREKIALSSVRENLIPLVFSGAVLAGNWIFLFEAFKHTTIANATLSYYMAPVFVIGLSPLVLKEKIIPRKVICMAAALIGMLLILKGCSQSGAAGNDLLGIAWGIAAAACYASLMLTNKFIKSMNGMATTLLQLSIATVVLFCYVSLSGGIAFSGLTPVAVMAVLALGLVHTGLGFFLFFTGMKGLNGQSIATLSYIDPITALLASFLIFGEAMNGVQMLGAVLLLGATFLGEYKTAKLPELVGDEQM
- a CDS encoding Crp/Fnr family transcriptional regulator, whose product is MKNDDLLRLLISANFFNGFCEVELLEIIRSPETTVNQFHKDQVTHLKNEPCHRMDVILSGRVAVLNLDENGNMLTVNVFRAGESIGENLLFAVNNGYPMTVIAVTEVTLLQLERELVVALCQKNADFLKGLMQSISEKTMILTDKLTVISLKTVRQRINDYLSHQYQLQKTLMITLGCSKKELAERLGVQRTSLSRELTKMKKAGLLDYDAKTITIKSAFFSPN